The following proteins come from a genomic window of Caloenas nicobarica isolate bCalNic1 chromosome 24, bCalNic1.hap1, whole genome shotgun sequence:
- the LOC135998281 gene encoding olfactory receptor 14I1-like: MSNQSTVTEFLLLGFSDPPEVQIFHFMVFLVIYLAAVVGNFLIIVVIAVSNHLHTPMYFFVMNLCILDISTISVTLLKSMANYLLNTTAISYSGCVAQVFFFHVFGAADLALLTVMAYDRYIAICKPLHYKTLMKGTTCIHMAASAWLSCVPYSALHTGNMFHLSFYKSSIIDQFFCEVPQLLKVFCSDSYFHDAGVLAFSFLLVTICFAFISMSYIQIFTVVLRIPAKEQRHKAFSTCIPHLIVVSLFVSTGSFTYLKPVSNCPSALDLTVSLLYSVLPPVINPIIYAMRNDIKAAMQKLTDHRLLCRNK; this comes from the coding sequence atgtcCAACCAAAGTACTGTGACAGAGTTTCTTCTCCTGGGATTCTCTGATCCTCCAGAAGTGCAGATATTCCACTTTATGGTATTTCTGGTAATTTATCTGGCTGCCGTGGTGGGAAACTTTCTCATCATTGTGGTCATAGCTGTCAGTAATCACCTTCACACTCCCATGTACTTCTTTGTGATGAATTTGTGTATCTTAGACATTTCAACCATCTCTGTCACTCTCCTTAAGTCAATGGCCAATTATCTGTTGAATACCACAGCCATCTCCTATTCTGGCTGTGTTGCCCAagtctttttcttccatgtttttGGTGCTGCTGATCTTGCTTTACTCACTGTCATGGCATATGACCGTTACATTGCCATATGCAAACCTCTGCATTACAAGACACTCATGAAGGGAACTACTTGCATCCACATGGCAGCCAGTGCATGGCTCAGCTGTGTCCCTTACTCTGCTCTCCACACTGGGAACATGTTTCATTTATCCTTCTACAAGTCCAGTATCATTGACCAGTTCTTTTGTGAAGTACCACAGCTTCTCAAAGTTTTCTGCTCTGATTCATACTTCCATGATGCTGGGGTTCTTGCATTTAGTTTCCTTTTAGTCAccatctgttttgcttttataagtATGTCCTACATTCAGATTTTCACTGTAGTCTTGAGAATTCCTGCCAAGGAGCAACGGCATAAAGCTTTTTCAACCTGCATCCCTCATCTCATTGTGGTCTCCTTGTTTGTTAGCACTGGTTCTTTCACCTATCTTAAGCCTGTCTCCAACTGTCCATCAGCTCTGGATCTCACAGTTTCTCTTCTCTATTCTGTGTTGCCACCAGTGATAAATCCAATCATCTACGCCATGAGGAACGACATCAAAGCTGCTATGCAAAAATTAACTGACCACAGATTAttatgcagaaataaataa
- the LOC135998282 gene encoding von Willebrand factor A domain-containing protein 5A-like, which translates to MLRQSFGLLGKSYAHDTTGSFLLGKWLRIPLHTVPLCSAVVDVAIQDYVADVASELVYQNKSLISTEVLFVFPLSPQMAIYSFQTRSKDAKIQAMLQDEAQQLHEATGGWENMEYLQDQSKYPGEVFACFLGTLAPGREVVVTLRYVQELLREPDGAARFVLPPTLHPYTTLYAWNCHTGKLPYSLLLTASLQSPRGVAHVHANFNLSPLIYTAQDRSTAQVSLAGSPPSQQDLELLVYFGDLTAVSAVVEKGDPGASAGSLLGDPMVLVTLAPSIPEAVPGQYQSGEFIFLLDTTFLEHAQDSLLFLLKSLPLGCYFNIYCYGETSVGIYPQSVEYTQDNLIEAMRRIPSTGSSLGDTNLLGTLRSIYDTPRPHGHTRQLFLFMTGLPPDKEAIAAEVCRHHNSHRCFSFFFSEDSAALAMALARETGGEATYISSDNSMTAVVLKCLKRALKPAAEGISLSWTLPRGLEVEVLGGTPQSIFQGQHSLLYVQIHGQAQDTTVAKGVMTLQYILNGQHVTHTIEFSLCPQGGGRLAGHRLAARCLLKRLSLEAMSGSGDEPRHRAVEISLTSGIICPFTSYVGVCTSQRVSWYQGPLALFPLRQSLVPCQIVELRGSSRVSSCYPVSLWVPPGWLTAACASWLALRRLTHGIAALPQRGARSKACKPPPPSVSSLKYVDPTTFVLCSPTFGLWFTKAIAECQELVALQNVDGSWALSSSLASVLELDEVEIKGKMPGEDMEPRIWATALAVTWLNRKDKCYQDLCELLEAKAVTWLCSQAVSQLDKCLEAANTLLGSSVKPSVFRL; encoded by the exons ATGTTGCGTCAGAGCTTTGGACTTCTAGGAAAATCCTACGCCCACGACA CAACAGGATCCTTTTTGCTGGGGAAGTGGCTCCGCATACCACTGCACACAGTGCCTCTGTGTAGTGCTGTGGTGGATGTTGCTATCCAGGATTATGTGGCTGACGTGGCCTCAGAACTTGTCTACCAGAACAAGAGTCTGATCTCCACAGAAGTGCTCTTTGTCTtccccctgagcccccagaTGGCCATCTACTCCTTCCAGACCCGTAGTAAGGATGCCAAGATCCAGGCCATGCTACAGGATGAG gCCCAGCAACTGCACGAGGCTACAGGAGGCTGGGAGAACATGGAATACCTTCAGGATCAGTCTAAATATCCGGGTGAGGTGTTTGCCTGCTTCCTGGGCACCCTGGCCCCtggcagggaggtggttgtGACCTTGCGCTATGTCCAAGAGCTGTTGCGGGAACCAGATGGAGCAGCCCGTTTCGTGCTGCCACCTACACTGCATCCCTACACAACACTGTATG CCTGGAATTGTCACACTGGCAAGCTGCCCTACAGCCTGCTGCTCACCGCCAGCCTGCAGTCACCCCGTGGAGTGGCCCATGTCCATGCCAACTTCAACCTCTCCCCTTTGATCTACACTGCCCAGGACCGCAGCACTGCTCAG gtgtccctggctGGCAGCCCCCCAAGTCAGCAGGATTTGGAGCTGCTGGTGTATTTTGGAGATCTCACTGCAgtcagtgctgtggtggagaaGGGAGACCCTGGGGCCTCCGCAG GCTCCCTGCTTGGTGACCCCATGGTGTTGGTGACACTGGCACCCAGCATCCCTGAGGCAGTGCCTGGGCAGTACCAGTCTGGAGAGTTCATCTTCCTCCTGGACACCACTTTTCTTGAGCATGCACAG GActctctgctcttccttctcAAAAGCCTGCCCCTGGGCTGCTACTTCAACATCTACTGCTATGGAGAAACCTCTGTGGGCATCTACCC GCAAAGTGTTGAATATACTCAGGACAACTTGATCGAGGCCATGCGGCGCATCCCCTCCACCGGCTCTAGTCTGGGTGACACCAACCTGCTGGGAACCCTCCGCTCAATCTACGATACCCCTCGTCCCCACGGGCACACGCGCCAG CTCTTCCTCTTCATGACCGGGCTACCACCTGACAAGGAAGCCATTGCAGCTGAGGTCTGCCGTCACCACAACAGCCACCG GtgtttctccttcttcttctctgaGGACAGCGCTGCCCTCGCTATGGCCTTGGCCAGGGAGACAGGGGGTGAAGCTACCTACATCTCCTCTGACAACAGTATGACAGCTGTG gtgcTGAAGTGCCTGAAGCGGGCCCTCAAGCCAGCAGCTGAGGGAATCTCTCTGAGCTGGACCCTGCCCCGCGGTCTGGAGGTTGAGGTGCTGGGTGGCACACCTCAGTCCATCTTTCAGGGTCAACACAGCCTCCTCTATGTCCAGATCCATGGACAGGCACAG GATACAACAGTGGCCAAGGGGGTCATGACCTTGCAGTACATCCTGAACGGCCAGCATGTCACTCACACGATCGAATTCTCTCTGTGCCCACAGGGAGGTGGCCG GCTGGCTGGGCATCGTCTGGCTGCAAGATGCTTGCTGAAGAGGTTGTCGCTAGAGGCTATGAGTGGGTCAGGGGATGAACCAAGGCATCGCGCAGTTGAGATCAGCCTCACTTCGGGGATCATCTGCCCCTTTACCAGCTATGTGGGGGTTTGCACATCACAGAGGGTCAGCTGGTACCAAG GGCCCCTGGCACTGTTTCCACTGCGCCAGTCACTCGTCCCCTGCCAGATTGTTGAGCTTCGTGGCTCCAGCAGGGTCTCCTCCTGCTATCCTGTGAGCCTCTGGGTCCCACCCGGCTGGCTGACAGCAGCGTGTGCATCATGGCTTGCCCTCCGTCGACTCACCCATGGCATTGCTGCCCTGCCTCAGCGGGGGGCTCGCTCAAAAG CATgtaaaccaccaccaccatctgtttcttctctcaagTATGTGGACCCCACAACATTTGTTTTGTGCTCACCAACTTTTGGGCTTTGGTTCACCAAAGCCATTGCTGAGTGCCAGGAGCTGGTGGCACTGCAGAATGTAGATGGCTCCTGGGCCCTCAGCTCCAGCTTGGCCTCTGTGCTGGAACTTGATGAGGTTGAAATCAAGGGAAAGATGCCTGGTGAG GACATGGAGCCACGCATCTGGGCCACAGCGCTGGCTGTGACCTGGCTGAACAGAAAGGACAAGTGTTACCAAGACCTCTGTGAGCTGCTGGAGGCCAAGGCTGTGACCTGGCTCTGCAGCCAAGCTG TGTCCCAGCTGGACAAGTGCCTGGAGGCAGCCAACACCCTCCTTGGGAGCAGCGTGAAGCCAAGTGTCTTCAGGCTCTGA